The window TACCTTTGTCGGAAGCTTTGTGAACCTCGGCAATCGCGGCGGGCATACTTACCCGGACCTCGTTCTGCAAAACGAAAAGAAGCCGATCCGAATTTTCCTTCAGGACGGTCGCAATGACAATCGCTTGCCCGGTCGCGGCGGGAATGATCCGAACAGCAGCGACTGGTTTTATCAGAACGTCAGGTTGGTCGATGCGCTCAAAAAGAAAGGCTACGACGTGAATTACACGTGGGGCATCGGCAATCACGGCCAGAAGCAAGGCGGCGCGATTTTCCCGGACATCATGCGCTGGCTCTGGCGTGATGCTCAGAAGGTATCGACGGATCGCAGCGACACAGTCGAGCGCGCGTTCCGCGCCCCGGCGACACCCCCCGATTCCGCCGGGAAGTAAAGCGAGCTTTGGCATTCCGCAGGGCCGATGTAATGAGAACACGTTGGAGGCGGCTCGCTGGGGACAGCCTCGCCCCACTGCCATTGAATTAAGCCCGTGGAGTTCTCCTGCTCCTAATCTTAATCCTAATCCTAATCGTTCAGAGACAGGCGCTTTTCGAGTAAGAGTCAGATCAGGATTATGATTAAGAATCACGCTAAGGTCGGAGAATTGCCGCTCTGCGCTTGCCTCGCCCGCGAGTGGCGGTCATTCTTCATAAGATGAACGCCGCGATTTTAGACCGCCTCGCCGTCTGTAGCTGGTCGCTTCAACCGCAGACTCCCAAGCAACTGATCGATCAATTGAATGAAATCGGTTTGCGCCGGATCCAGTGCGCGCTCGATCCGATTCGCGAGCACCCGGGCGTGTGGGGGCAGTTCTCGGAGGAGTGCGCGCGCAGCGGCGTGGCGCTCGCTTCCGGGATGCTCGGCTGCGTCGGCGAGGATTACTCCACGATGGAATCGATCAAGCGCACCGGCGGGATCGTCCCGGATTCCACCTGGGACGAAAACTGGAAGAACATTCAGGCCACCGCCGAACTGGCCCAGCGCATGCGCCTGAAGCTGGTCACTTTTCACGCCGGATTCCTCCCGCACGAGGAGAAAGATCCCGCGTTCTCGAAGCTGTTGCACCGGATGAGAATGGTTGCGGACATTTTCGCGGCGCGCGGAATTGACCTCGCGTTGGAGACAGGGCAAGAAACCGCCGCGACCTTGCACGGCTTTCTCATGAAGCTGGGCCGGGCAAACGTCGGCGTGAATTTTGACCCCGCGAACATGATTCTGTACGAGAAAGGCGACCCCATCGACGCGCTGCGCACGCTGGGATCGTGGCTCAAGCAGTGCCACATCAAGGACGCGAAGAAGACCCGAGTCTCAGGCCAGTGGGGCGACGAAGTCGTGGTGGGCACGGGCGAAGTCCATTGGCCTGACTTCTTCAAAACTCTCGCTGAGTTGCGCTTCAATGGAAACCTCTGCATCGAACGGGAAGCCGGGAACCAACGCGTGCCAGACATCCGGGTCGCGAAGCAATTCATCGAAAAGTTATATCCGAAATGAACCCCTCACCCTTTCCCTCTCCCATCCGATGGGGAGAGGGTGGCCGAAGGCCGGTGAGGGGTCTTGACCAAATTCTCAGTTCTCCATGATCAACGTTGGCATCGTCGGCCTGGGTTTCATGGCCGCAACTCACATCAAGGCCTATCGGCAAATCCCGGGCGTCCGCGTCGCGGCCATCTGCAATCCAAGCGGGCGCCGCCTGGACGGCGATCTATCGGACGTCACGGGCAACATCGCCGGCGCGGATGCGATCAAGCTCGATATGACCGAGGTGAAGGCGTATCGGAACTTCGCGGATTTGCTCGCGGACTGTTCCATCGACTTGATCGACGTTTGCTCTCATACCCAAGCTCACCCTTCCTACGCGATCGAGGCGCTTCAGGCCGGCAAACACGTCCTCTGCGAAAAGCCGCTGGCCCGGACCTCGGAGCTCGCTCGGGAAATCGCCGCCGCCGCCGCGCGCGCCAAGGGAATCTTCATGCCCGCGATGTGCCTCCGTTTCTGGCCGGAGTGGAAATGGTTGAAAGCG of the Verrucomicrobiota bacterium genome contains:
- a CDS encoding sugar phosphate isomerase/epimerase, which translates into the protein MPRPRVAVILHKMNAAILDRLAVCSWSLQPQTPKQLIDQLNEIGLRRIQCALDPIREHPGVWGQFSEECARSGVALASGMLGCVGEDYSTMESIKRTGGIVPDSTWDENWKNIQATAELAQRMRLKLVTFHAGFLPHEEKDPAFSKLLHRMRMVADIFAARGIDLALETGQETAATLHGFLMKLGRANVGVNFDPANMILYEKGDPIDALRTLGSWLKQCHIKDAKKTRVSGQWGDEVVVGTGEVHWPDFFKTLAELRFNGNLCIEREAGNQRVPDIRVAKQFIEKLYPK